A stretch of Deinococcus cellulosilyticus NBRC 106333 = KACC 11606 DNA encodes these proteins:
- a CDS encoding cation diffusion facilitator family transporter: MTPTRAALLSLLVGVLVFVLKYLAFYYTGSVALYSDALESIVNIVAAGAALIALRVAAMPADPNHPYGHTKAEYFSAVLEGVLILFAAITIFQEAYKGFLHPKELKDLNIGAIISLVASGLNGVLGTYLIRIGRAVRSPALTADGRHVMTDVVTSVGVLLGVMLAGLTGIRLLDPLIAVLVALNILWTGWQLMKESVGGLMDAAPKAELLEQVRHIVGQHGEGALEAHDLRARHAGRITFIEFHLVVPGSMTVEEAHTICDRIEAGLKETLHEVEISIHVEPESKAKHHGIVVL; this comes from the coding sequence ATGACGCCCACCCGAGCCGCCCTCCTCAGCCTGCTGGTTGGGGTGCTGGTTTTTGTTCTGAAGTACCTTGCCTTTTACTACACAGGTTCGGTGGCGCTGTATTCGGATGCCCTGGAAAGCATCGTGAACATCGTGGCTGCAGGTGCCGCCCTGATCGCCCTGCGTGTTGCGGCCATGCCCGCAGATCCCAACCACCCTTATGGTCACACCAAGGCCGAGTATTTCAGTGCCGTGCTTGAAGGGGTGCTGATTCTGTTCGCTGCCATCACCATTTTTCAGGAGGCCTATAAGGGCTTTCTGCACCCTAAAGAACTGAAAGACCTCAACATCGGGGCCATCATTTCGCTGGTGGCCTCGGGTCTCAATGGTGTGCTGGGCACCTACCTGATTCGCATTGGCCGGGCCGTGCGTTCTCCAGCCCTCACTGCAGATGGCCGGCATGTGATGACTGATGTGGTCACTTCGGTAGGGGTGCTCCTCGGGGTGATGCTGGCAGGCCTGACCGGAATCCGACTGCTGGACCCCCTGATCGCTGTGCTGGTGGCCCTCAACATCCTCTGGACCGGATGGCAGCTGATGAAAGAAAGTGTCGGTGGCCTGATGGACGCTGCCCCCAAAGCCGAACTGCTCGAGCAGGTGCGTCACATTGTGGGACAACACGGTGAGGGTGCCCTGGAGGCCCATGACCTGAGGGCCAGACACGCTGGAAGGATCACCTTTATTGAGTTTCATCTGGTGGTCCCTGGCAGCATGACGGTGGAGGAGGCCCACACCATCTGTGACCGCATCGAGGCAGGCCTCAAGGAAACCCTGCATGAGGTGGAAATCAGCATCCATGTGGAGCCTGAAAGCAAGGCAAAACACCACGGCATTGTGGTGCTCTGA
- a CDS encoding prohibitin family protein, with protein MPIFVLVILAGIVLLVLSANQKQKAFRTPAIALVAVGLLGTALSGAFVIIPAGSVGVVFNIFGGVKPGVMGEGYHFVLPGVERVTIYEARLQEITLSRIGESGQNTDESIHARSKEGLEIAADITVQFSLKADEAAKMHKELGPHYIDTVIRPQVRSKVRDAVGQFNAADLISTQRTQLEALITERLTSEFDKNHIELRNVLLRELRIPESVAKVIEEKQTAEQQVAIEKNRKQQSEISAQRKVIEAEGDAKAQIARAEGEAKALSLRGKALKENPEIIQLTMAEKLAPSIQTIMVPSNGGYLLDLKSLTTAKKQ; from the coding sequence ATGCCGATTTTCGTGCTGGTGATTCTGGCAGGCATTGTGCTGCTGGTCCTGAGTGCCAACCAGAAACAGAAAGCTTTCCGCACCCCTGCCATTGCCCTGGTGGCCGTTGGACTGCTGGGTACGGCACTCTCGGGTGCATTCGTGATCATTCCGGCAGGCAGTGTCGGGGTGGTCTTCAACATCTTTGGGGGGGTGAAGCCCGGAGTGATGGGTGAAGGTTACCACTTCGTGCTGCCTGGGGTGGAGCGCGTCACCATCTATGAGGCCCGTCTGCAGGAAATCACCCTCTCCCGCATCGGAGAAAGTGGGCAGAACACCGATGAAAGCATCCATGCCCGTTCAAAAGAAGGTCTGGAAATTGCTGCAGACATCACCGTGCAGTTCAGCCTCAAAGCCGATGAAGCTGCCAAAATGCACAAGGAACTTGGCCCCCACTACATTGACACGGTCATCCGTCCCCAGGTGCGCTCAAAGGTGCGGGATGCGGTGGGCCAGTTCAATGCTGCCGACCTGATCTCCACCCAGCGCACCCAGCTTGAAGCCCTGATCACCGAACGCCTCACCAGTGAGTTTGACAAGAACCACATCGAACTCCGCAACGTGCTGCTGCGTGAACTGCGCATCCCCGAGTCGGTGGCCAAGGTCATCGAGGAGAAACAGACCGCTGAGCAGCAGGTGGCCATTGAAAAGAACCGCAAGCAACAGTCCGAAATCTCTGCCCAGCGCAAAGTCATCGAAGCCGAAGGGGACGCCAAAGCCCAGATTGCCCGTGCTGAAGGGGAAGCCAAAGCCCTCAGCCTGCGCGGCAAGGCCCTCAAGGAAAACCCTGAAATCATCCAGCTCACCATGGCTGAAAAACTCGCTCCGAGCATCCAGACCATCATGGTTCCCTCCAATGGCGGTTACCTGCTGGACCTCAAGAGCCTGACCACGGCGAAGAAGC